In the genome of Alphaproteobacteria bacterium, one region contains:
- the ftsE gene encoding cell division ATP-binding protein FtsE yields MMQLQDVGVGYTPEQNVLRSVSLHLEPGGFYFLTGPSGAGKSTLLRILGLTLPAARGEIHIFGENIRNLSHDKMPALRRKIGMVFQDHQLLDHLSVSDNIALPLKIAGESKDQIEIKVHELLDWVGLANHANDFPPTLSGGMKQRAAIARAVINNPLVLLADEPTGNLDPSLSLKFMYLFQALNKMGTTVLFATHDENLISMFSYPVLRLKDGALTLRDK; encoded by the coding sequence ATGATGCAGTTACAGGATGTTGGCGTGGGGTACACCCCAGAACAAAACGTACTGCGCTCCGTATCGCTGCATCTTGAGCCGGGCGGATTTTATTTTTTAACCGGCCCCAGCGGTGCAGGGAAATCTACTCTGTTACGCATTTTGGGCTTAACCCTGCCCGCAGCGCGGGGTGAAATTCATATTTTTGGCGAAAATATCCGCAACCTTTCTCATGACAAAATGCCCGCCTTACGCCGTAAGATTGGTATGGTATTTCAGGATCACCAACTGTTAGATCATTTGAGCGTGAGTGATAATATTGCGCTACCACTCAAAATTGCCGGAGAGTCCAAAGACCAGATTGAAATTAAAGTGCATGAATTGCTAGATTGGGTAGGTTTAGCTAATCATGCCAATGACTTTCCTCCCACTTTATCGGGTGGTATGAAGCAACGCGCCGCCATCGCCCGTGCAGTAATCAATAATCCGCTGGTGTTGCTGGCTGATGAGCCTACAGGCAATCTCGATCCATCACTCAGCCTGAAATTTATGTATTTGTTTCAGGCGCTCAATAAAATGGGCACTACGGTACTCTTTGCCACCCATGATGAAAACCTGATTTCAATGTTTAGCTATCCGGTTTTACGTTTAAAAGATGGGGCGCTCACCCTGCGGGACAAATAA